The segment CTGTAATCTTCTTCGGCAAACGGAAAAATAACGACCGGAAATTCCAAGCCTTTTGAAGTGTGAATGGTCATGATGCGCACAGCTTCTTTACCTTCGGGCGACGGAATGCTCAACTTCCCGGAATTAATATCCCAATACGACAGAAAATCTGAAATTCCGGCCTGCTTTTTTAAATCCTGTTCCAGAACAATATCTAAAAAATATTGAACGTAAGCATTTCGTTTTTCAATTGGGATAATTTTGGAAATGATGCTTTCTGTCGCTTCGTATAATGATTTTTTTCTGGTGTTTTTAAACGAAAAATGAATATCAAAACCAGCTAACCATTGCTCAAAATCGGCTTCGGTATTTTGTTCCATTCCAAGCGCAATAAAATCATGAACAGCCATTTTTGGTTGCCCGTTTTTAGCAATATAATACAGAAAATTTGCTTTGGATTCGCGATCATTATTGTTTTTTAAATAATATAAAACATTAACGATGCACTGCACTTCGGAAGAAGAACCAATCAGCAAACTCTCCGAAGACAAAATCGGAATGCCTTGTTGCGTCAAATAATTGGCAATCGCAATTCCGTTGTCTTTTTTTCGGGTTAGAATGGCGATGTCTTTATAGCTAAACCCGTTGGCTCTTACTTTTTGGATGGTGTTTAATGTTGCTAATAAATACAACTCTTCTTTTGCGGGATTTTCTTCTTCGCCATATTCTGATTTCGGAACAAAAGAAATGTTGACATAACCGCCTTTTTTGGCATTTTCTTCCTGATGACTATGGTATTTGTATAAATCTTTATAATCTTCATGCGCAAACTCATCGGCTATAAAACCAAAGAAATTGTTGTTGAAGTCAATCACTTCCGAATAACTCCTCCAATTCGTTTTTAATGGAAACAGTTCCTTTTCCGGGTTGTTAAACGGATTTTTGTCTTTGCTTAATTCGATAAATTGCTCTGCTTTTCCGCCACGCCAACGATAAATGGATTGCTTTGGATCACCAACAATCAGCAAGCTTCCTCTTTCACCTAATAAATCTTCGCTCGAAGTCGCATTATCTATCAGCGGAATCAGGTTTTGCCATTGCATTTCGGAAGTGTCCTGAAATTCATCTATGAAAAAATGTTTATACTTTTCGCCCAAACGCTCATAAATAAAAGGCGCGGGTTGATTTTGAATTTGCTCGTGAATCAATTTATTGAATTCCGTTATGGATAAAATTCCCTGCTCTTTTTGAATGTCAGTTAGTTTATTGCTCAACGTATTTAGCAAGGAAAGCGGCGTGATGTTTTTTAGGAATGCTTCGTAGAAATTCTTGGTTTCAAATTTTTTATAAATCGATACCAAAATCTCGAGCAATTGCGGAATTATTGCTTCAATAATTTCTTTGTCGACAGCATTTTTATTGATGGCTATGTCTTCAAATTGGTGAAAGGTTTTGTTTTTCGGATTGAATCTTTTTTCCTGAATGCTTAACAAATGATTCGGGAAAGTTTGTCGCGAAAACGAATTCAAATCGATGCCTTTGTTTTCAATCAGCAAGAGCATTTCTGTTGCCAATGCTACGGTTTCGGATTCTAATTGCTCACAAAGTTCTACGAGCTTATTTTTGATAACAATAAAATCTTCAATTTTCTTTTTATCAAAATGTCCAATTTCCTCGCGATTGTTTTCGTTTAAAATCAATTTCCCGGTTTCCATAATTTCACGTGAAATGTCCCAGGATTTATCATCATCTGTTTTCTCCATGGTGAAATCAACTAACAATTTTGTCAATTCGGCATCATTTCCAGCTTCAGCAATAATGGCATCAACGGCTTCGGTCAACAAACTTTCGGTATCCAACGAAACTTCAAAAGTGATTGGCAAACCCAAATCGTGAGCAAAAGAGCGAATAACTTTGTGGGTGAATTTATCAATGGTCGAAATGTCAAAAGCGGCGTAATTATGAATTAAGTTTTTGATAATGCCTTTGGCTTTTTCGGTAATCGCATTCAAACTCAAACCTGTATCTGAACTAATAACCTGCATCAATTGCAATGCTTTTTCGGATGGATTTTCTTTGCTGAATTCGGAAAGATTTTCCAAAACACGGCTTTTCATTTCGTGCACCGCTTTGTTGGTAAACGTAATGGCTAGTATGTTGCGATAAGCATCAGGCCTTTTGGACAGCAGAATAATTTTCAGATATTCCTTTACCAAAGTATAGGTTTTACCCGAACCTGCCGATGCGTCGTATATGGAAAAAGCTGGTTTTTGCATTAGTTTTTAGTAATCAGATAAACAAAATTCAACTTGCTGGGTTCGCCGTAATACTCGACTTGATATTCGTCCACTTTGACAGCACCTATTTTTCCGATGGCTTTTTGAGAACGAATATTAAATGCTCCAATATGGAAATAGACTTTATCCACAAACTGAAACGCATAATCAAGCATTAGTTTTTTCAACGCTTTGTTATAACCAGTGCCCCAAAATTTTGTT is part of the Flavobacterium sangjuense genome and harbors:
- a CDS encoding UvrD-helicase domain-containing protein codes for the protein MQKPAFSIYDASAGSGKTYTLVKEYLKIILLSKRPDAYRNILAITFTNKAVHEMKSRVLENLSEFSKENPSEKALQLMQVISSDTGLSLNAITEKAKGIIKNLIHNYAAFDISTIDKFTHKVIRSFAHDLGLPITFEVSLDTESLLTEAVDAIIAEAGNDAELTKLLVDFTMEKTDDDKSWDISREIMETGKLILNENNREEIGHFDKKKIEDFIVIKNKLVELCEQLESETVALATEMLLLIENKGIDLNSFSRQTFPNHLLSIQEKRFNPKNKTFHQFEDIAINKNAVDKEIIEAIIPQLLEILVSIYKKFETKNFYEAFLKNITPLSLLNTLSNKLTDIQKEQGILSITEFNKLIHEQIQNQPAPFIYERLGEKYKHFFIDEFQDTSEMQWQNLIPLIDNATSSEDLLGERGSLLIVGDPKQSIYRWRGGKAEQFIELSKDKNPFNNPEKELFPLKTNWRSYSEVIDFNNNFFGFIADEFAHEDYKDLYKYHSHQEENAKKGGYVNISFVPKSEYGEEENPAKEELYLLATLNTIQKVRANGFSYKDIAILTRKKDNGIAIANYLTQQGIPILSSESLLIGSSSEVQCIVNVLYYLKNNNDRESKANFLYYIAKNGQPKMAVHDFIALGMEQNTEADFEQWLAGFDIHFSFKNTRKKSLYEATESIISKIIPIEKRNAYVQYFLDIVLEQDLKKQAGISDFLSYWDINSGKLSIPSPEGKEAVRIMTIHTSKGLEFPVVIFPFAEEDYSKGPREKIWLNADEEQVGLPKVLVDKNNNVSTYGEESALIYNQKKQEELLDDINVLYVAMTRAEEQLHVISGMQSRSKTSGEYPNNMATFFIKFLEDKGFDENKLEYEFGKAEKLSVTKEAKDETETIPQLSATLNPKNIKIAQRESLMWNTKQQKAIEYGNILHEILSFIKTKEDIDLALTKAIENGLIVSSQKEEVLKTIREIVNHQDLQLYFSNEHKILNEKTIIQKEGNLVKPDRMVLNKQNEIYLLDYKTGSHQTKYQLQLENYQSAIEKMGFKVTKKALVYIGETLEIVNL